From a region of the Notolabrus celidotus isolate fNotCel1 chromosome 14, fNotCel1.pri, whole genome shotgun sequence genome:
- the c14h11orf53 gene encoding uncharacterized protein C11orf53 homolog gives MDTEYSKRVYQGVRVKHTVKDLLAEKRSRQTNGPRYSGGSTSPPSFVNMPGSHMLPSYYSMRRPFMSDSDFCQSTKQFSPDVYSSTLGGKPLGCDPSTMSSYSSLIDSYYPETFGDYRSAAAFTSSGGPFLPSSALSSLLPPFGGESSHLFLRDSWEQSVPEPVPQVESLCPESLAPVSVPPSMPSPDPPESPSQYRSPSRGSSMVSSSQPYTLHPLEDAHYHPLTTSSSYGLPSSSFTCPPYMSSPVSDLVSKMVTEEAAEGHTGLSANGEGHSCWAKEDGVSSWSPYELRRAY, from the exons atggacacag AATATTCTAAGAGGGTGTACCAAGGTGTTCGAGTGAAGCACACAGTCAAAGACCTGCTGGCGGAGAAGAGATCCCGACAGACAAATGGGCCCAGATACAGT GGAGGATCCACTTCTCCACCTTCGTTTGTCAACATGCCAG GctctcacatgctgcccagttACTACAGCATGAGGCGTCCCTTCATGTCAGACTCAGACTTCTGCCAGTCCACCAAACAGTTCTCCCCGGACGTCTACTCGTCCACGCTGGGAGGGAAACCTCTGGGCtgtgatccctccaccatgagCAGCTACTCCTCCCTCATCGACAGCTACTACCCCGAGACCTTTGGGGACTACCGCAGCGCTGCCGCCTTCACCAGCTCCGGAGGACCCTTCCTGCCCTCGTctgccctctcctctctgctgccccCCTTTGGTGGAGAGTCCTCACATTTATTTCTG AGAGACTCATGGGAGCAGTCAGTCCCAGAGCCAGTACCCCAGGTGGAGTCTCTATGTCCGGAAAGCCTGGCCCCCGTCAGCGTCCCGCCCTCCATGCCTAGCCCAGACCCCCCAGAGAGCCCCTCCCAGTACCGCTCCCCCAGCCGAGGCTCCTCCATGGTCTCCAGCAGCCAGCCCTACACCCTGCACCCCTTGGAGGACGCCCACTACCACCCCCTAACCACCAGCAGCTCCTACGGGCTCCCCTCCAGCTCCTTCACCTGCCCCCCTTACATGAGCAGCCCCGTCAGTGACCTGGTGTCCAAGATGGTGACGGAGGAGGCGGCAGAAGGCCACACCGGGCTCTCTGCTAACGGGGAGGGTCACTCCTGCTGGGCCAAAGAGGACGGAGTCAGCTCCTGGTCGCCGTACGAGCTCAGGAGGGCGTACTGA